DNA sequence from the Leptospiraceae bacterium genome:
CTTCCTTTTTTGATGATATATAATTCATCCCCAGGTTCATTTTCACAAAATATGATTTGATCTTTTTTAAAATAACGGGTTAGTTCTTTCTTAATCAGTTTCGGAGCTACAAAAGGTTTATTCATTTTTTGAAGGTAGAGCTTGGCTTGAGCTACGTTTTTGTCATTCGGGCAGTATTCAATGAACTTTTGAAAGGCATAAGCTGCATGATCAAATCGATTACTTTTAAACCAAAAAACACCCAGATCATATAGATGACTCGGATCTTCTTCTATTTTGAATTGTTGAGCAGAGATGTTTGTAATGGTTGCATCAAACTCTCGTAGTTTCAAAGAGAAAGATCGAATGATCTTCATTGCAAGGGGTGTGCTCTTGGTAATCAGAACACGAAATTGATCATGAGGAACCTCAATCAGTGTTGTCGGTGCTGATGTTACTGCACTTTCCATTCGTTTGTGCCCAGTCATAGCAGTTTCTACACCGAAGAAATCACCTTTTCTTAGAACCTTTTCTGGTTGAATCCCAATAGTAAAAAACTTACCTGATAATCCTACTTGACCATCTTGAATGATATAAAAGGATCTTGGGTTTGGTTCTGTATTTTCAAAATAGATGTAGGAACCAGGTTTTAAAGTTTTGATTGAAAAAGCCATACTTTCCTTTATTGATTTCGATATAACCTTTTCACAAAAAAGTAAAATTTTATAATTTATGTATAATTTTTTTATAATAAATATTGTCAAGCATAAGAAACTAAATTAAGGCTAAGTTTAGAAAAACTGATTTTCATATAATTTCCTATATTGTAAAAAAATTTCTTTGCTCAAAAAATTACGTTTTTCGAGTTCTTCTAATAAAGTAAAAAATTCCTCTACTTTCTTGTTTTTAGAATAATTTTTATAGATTCGATCCAATATCTGCTTTTGGATTTCTGGTTTTTGAAATTCTTCAGGATACAGATAAAATAACTCCAGTAAGCGCTGGGTTTGTTCGGTAGAATTTCTTAACTCCAGCGCTATACTGAATTGATTCTGAAAGTCCTTTTGGATAGAGTTTTTTGTATCATACTTTTCTTTTTGATTTAAGTCCTTCTCCTCCTTCGAAAACACAGAAGGAAACGTAGAAAAAACAAACAAAACCAAGAAAAACAAGATAAAAAAGAACTTAAATTGCTTTCTTTTCATAGGTGTCTACAAAAGAGTAGAACCACTCATAATCTTCATCAAAAATATCCGCCATAGATAATCCCATTTCTTCGTAATATTGTAATAGAATTTCTAAATGAAGAATGGTTTCTTCTTCGTCTGTATATTTTTCTTTTTCCAAACCCTTCAAAACTAAGGCTTCTTCTTTGATTTTGTTTTTGAACTCTTCTGATTTGTTTTTGAAGATTAAGATTGATGAAATGATATCAAACTTAATGGTTTCGATGATCTTTTCAAAGTCTTCGTCTGATTGATAAAAAAATCGAGAAGCAATTTCCGTTTGGAAATAATCACCCCATGTGATGATATCCGGCTTAGCACCGTATTTTTGTTCCAAGAACTGAACCTCTTCTTCTGAGATATATGGAACCTTTGCATATTTGTCAACAAATTCCTTTAAATTTAACAAAGCGACGATTTTACGAGCTCCAAGTTGTCCTCGATCAACCATTGGTTGAAGTTGTGGATGTAAACCAGATATTCTAATCATGATAAAAAAATCGGTATAATGAGAAATTCCTAAGATATTTTTTTTATTAATTGCCATTTATCAAAAAATGTGTTGATTTATATTTATCAAATTTTAAACTACTTTAAACCAAATTTTAATTGAAAAATTAATTTTTATATCTATACTAATTTACTTGGAATAATAAGTATATGATATTACCATTTGAGGATAATCCTTTTATCAAAGAGTATGTTGAAATTAAACGTTATTTTCGAAGGTTTGAGAGCCAAACTTCGAAAGAAAGAATTCGGGATTTCTATCGATTCGCAAAAATCCTAAAGCAGCTTGGATATGAAGTAGCGTTTGATTTTGTAGGCTCTTTAAACTTTGGTATCACTGAACACAATTCAGATGTAGACTTTATTTTATATATTTGGTGCGATGAACATGTACATCAAGAGTGTACAATTTTCAACTGTAATAATTACCGACAAGTATACTTTTTGATACTTCATACTCTAATGCAAAATTATATTAAACCTCAATACCAAGCGCAGATTGTGGATTACATTAACCTAAAAAAGTTAGAAAAAGAACTCAATAAAGAATCAGAACATGATCATAATATTCTTTTTCGATTTGCTTTTTATCGTTCGATTAGTAGAGGTGTTAATTTGAAAATCTTGAGACCTTACCAAAAGAAGCTCTTAAGCAAGCCTGAGCTTCTCAAAACCTTATCGAAATACATAGACGATGTTATTTTTACCTTCAATCAATCCTCAAAGCACAACTTGTCTTTTGAAAAGTACCGGATACGACTTCATGAAAATGGAATCAAGATCCCTGACTCCATCATCAAGAAAATTAAGAATTACTTAAACTTCTCAAGCAATTATCTTGGCTAGTCTTTAATTTTTAATTTTTCTTGAGTCTGTGATTTTCGATATAAAAATTCATCAAGAAAAAAGACCAAAAAACCCACAATAACAAAAAAAACAAAAGACTCCAATGGTATCCAAATTAAAAATCCTCCTAAAATTCCCAAAAAACATCCCAAGTATTGGATATATTCTAATTGTTCAGAAGTAGAATACAAAATGAGTTTCTCTAAACGCAATTCATCAAATTCCAGAAGATTATTCACAATGACACTTTTTATATCTATTCGCTCCATTAAAAAAAGCACGGTATTTAATATCATCAATTCAATATTTTCTTGGCGGTTATTAATCAGTTCAGGTAGTTTCTTTAGGAACTCTTGAACTTTTTTTTGATAAGGGTCTAATTTGATTTCAACTTTGAGAATCATTTCTTCTATTTTTTTGGACACTTCCTGATTACCCACAAAAAATTTATAGAGTTTGAATAAGCCACCTTCTATTCCTTTGAGGTTATCTAAATCTAATCCATCAATTATAGATCTGAGGTTTTTTCGAAAATCTTCGGATTTAAGCAAGTTATTTACAGAGGACTCAATAACATGTATTAGATCCTCTTGGAATTCTTGGAGCTCTATTGTCTCTTTTAGAGACTGATTGAACTTGATTAAGTATTTTTTGATAAGTTCTCGCTCTTTGATTTGTTTTACCACTAATTGAGGGTTGATAACTTCTTTGCTTATGGCTTCACCCAAACGCTGAGCAATTTTTATTTTACTTGCAGGAATCAATCCTTGTCCCAGTAATGGACGTTTTTTTCTAGGATGAAAAAGCATCCTAATCGCTATGTAATTGGTTCCATAACCCACCAAGCCCGTAACCGCCAACATCCTCAAAACCCCTTCTAAATACAAAGGGTTCTGACGCCAAGGGATTTGTAGAATTATGCCTTCAAAAGGATCATAAAAAAGCGTGATGAGAAACACAAAGCCTGAGAGCCAGGGTAATATCTTTAAGAAAACCAAAAAATAATTTTTTCTACTACTTGTTGTGGTTATTAATACATTCGTTTCTTGTTCTTTCTCTGGAATGAACTTATGATACCATTTGTGAAAAAATTCTTCTAACTGTTTAAATTCTAATTTTTCGTTTTTCAAATCCAACTGACTAACTACAAGATATATTGACTTAAATCTCGATCCTTCATGATGGGCGAGAGTTTTTCTCGAACGTAATTTGCATCAATTCGGACTTTTCTTTGATCCTGAGGTAAATCTGGAGCTTCAAAAGAAATATCCTCAAGAATAGCTTCAATCACCGTATGGAGTCTTCTTGCTCCAATGTTTTCTGTTTTGGAGTTCAACTCATATGCAATACGGGAAATTTCTTCAATGGCATCTTCAGTAAATTCCAGTTCAACGTTTTCCGTTTCTAAGAGTTTGATTGATTGTTTGATCAAAGAATTTTCTGTTTCTGTGAGTATTCGCTTGAAGTCTTCTTTGGTTAGTTCATCTAACTCCACCCGTAATGGGAAACGTCCTTGTAGTTCCGGGATTAAATCCGAGGGTTTACTGGAATGAAATGCTCCAGCTGCGATGAACAAAATGTGATCTGTTTTTACAGGTCCATAACGAGTATTGATAGTAGAACCTTCCACCACTGGCAGAAGATCCCTTTGAACTCCTTCTCTTGATACATCAGGTCCGTGAACGTTTCCTCTACCAGCTATTTTATCAATCTCATCGATAAATACAATTCCGAGTTGTTCTGTTCTTCGGATGGCTTCGGCTTTGACTTTATCTTGATCAATGAGTTTATCTACTTCATCTTGGAAGAGAAGTTGTTTAGCTTCTGCAATGGTGACTTTCTTTTTTTTGTTTTTCTTTGGAAAGAAATCCCCGAAAAGATTTTGGAGTTGCATATCAATTTCTTCAAGGTTTGGACCTCCCACTACTTGAACCATAGGCATGACGGGTGTGGGAACATCAATTTCGATTTCATATGAATCCAAATCTCCTCTTCGAATTTGTTCTCGCAATGCTTCTCGTAATAACACATCATCACTAGACATGGACTCCTGTTTTTCTCGGGGAGATTGACCAGCTTGGATATCTCTTCCTAATTGACTCATTTCTAAAATGGTTCGAATCACCGTGAAGGGATTTTTTTCTTCTTCGCTGGGTCGTTGTTCTTTCTTTTTGTTTTTGGATAATAAAATATCAATGATTCGTTCCTCAACATTCCGTTTGGCTTTTTCTTCTACTTCTCTTTCAAATTCTTTTTTTACTAAGTTCACTGCATTAGCCACCAAATCCCTTATAATAGAATCCACATCCCGTCCTACATAACCAACCTCAGTAAATTTTGTTGCTTCTACTTTAACGAAAGGAGCTTTGGTTAATTTGGCTAAGCGTCGGGCTATTTCTGTTTTTCCACATCCTGTTGGTCCTATCATGATGATGTTTTTGGGGTAGATTTCATCTCGTAAACGTTCGTCTTGGATTTTTTGTCTTCGCAATCGATTTCGTATGGCTATGGCAACAATCTTTTTAGCTCTATCTTGACCAATGATGTATTTATTGAGTTCTTGAACGATTTGTTTGGGTGTTAATTGTTCGACTTCTTTTAAAACTTCGTCTTGAGGTTTATTTTTATTAGTAGTCAACATAGGATAGTTGACTTGATTCGTCTCCATATACCACCATCAAAAAAAATCATTCTTTTGTCAAACAGAAAGAAAACTTTTTAGGACTTTGAGGCAATCAACCAAATCCCCAAAATCAAAAATCCAATCCCAATCCATTGAACGAGCGCCAACTTTTCGTGAAATAAAAACCTCGAGACCAAAAGCACAACTGCGAAACCAGAAGTTGTCATAATAGGATATGCAATACTCAAGGGGATTTCCTTAAGAACATAACGGTAAAATAAAAAAGCCAGACCAAAACTCAAAATTCCTAAAATCAACCAAAGATTAAAAATTTTTTTTATCAGTGAACCATCATTTTCGTAAATAGCACTGGCTTTGAGAAACACATTCGCAAATGCATTTAACAAAATCGCAACAATCAGCACAATCAATGTAGTGGGACTCATAAACGTTCTAAAAAGTATAATACTTCATTCGTAGGTATCAAATTACGTCGTTCTATCTTTCGATGAAAGACCTTTCGGATTTGAAAAAAACTTTGATAACTTTCCCAGATTTCTTCTTGAGTCACACTAAAAGGAGGTCCCGTTTCTTGTGAGTCATCTATTTCTGGGAATTCCATCGTAATCAAAAAATACTTAACTTGTCGAAAAGGTTTAGTCAAAGCCTTGATTTTATCTACGTATTTTTTTCTCAGGTTTTTGGGTAATGCCACCAAAGAAGCTCGATCATAAATCCCTAAAACCTTATGCACATAAGGTCGAAAAAAGTCCTCAGTCAAAGAAAAAAAATCCCCATTGAAAATCTTAATCCTCTCATCAAGAGAAGAATAAAGATAATTCTCCCCAATTGATTGTATTGTATAAGGAATTTTGTTTTCTGAGAAAAATTCCTCACAAGCAATGGAGGAAATTTCCACACCCAAAACTTCATGATTACGATGATAAAACCAAAGCAAATCCAAAGACTTACCACAAAGGGGAA
Encoded proteins:
- a CDS encoding cyclic nucleotide-binding domain-containing protein — protein: MAFSIKTLKPGSYIYFENTEPNPRSFYIIQDGQVGLSGKFFTIGIQPEKVLRKGDFFGVETAMTGHKRMESAVTSAPTTLIEVPHDQFRVLITKSTPLAMKIIRSFSLKLREFDATITNISAQQFKIEEDPSHLYDLGVFWFKSNRFDHAAYAFQKFIEYCPNDKNVAQAKLYLQKMNKPFVAPKLIKKELTRYFKKDQIIFCENEPGDELYIIKKGSVKISKLISGKETILALLKEGDIFGEMALLDNRPRSATAIAAEDCEMAAINRQNFDRLVIEQPIMAERLITLLSERIWTAYRQLSNLTITDPIGRLLDMLLIQVEKEKVPIKPKATYNFRISGNDLLKMVGMDPVKDQQYIVELIKKKYLELDQGLISCKNLEELDKEVTYFRKRSEKRAKKQTV
- a CDS encoding DUF445 family protein, producing the protein MKNEKLEFKQLEEFFHKWYHKFIPEKEQETNVLITTTSSRKNYFLVFLKILPWLSGFVFLITLFYDPFEGIILQIPWRQNPLYLEGVLRMLAVTGLVGYGTNYIAIRMLFHPRKKRPLLGQGLIPASKIKIAQRLGEAISKEVINPQLVVKQIKERELIKKYLIKFNQSLKETIELQEFQEDLIHVIESSVNNLLKSEDFRKNLRSIIDGLDLDNLKGIEGGLFKLYKFFVGNQEVSKKIEEMILKVEIKLDPYQKKVQEFLKKLPELINNRQENIELMILNTVLFLMERIDIKSVIVNNLLEFDELRLEKLILYSTSEQLEYIQYLGCFLGILGGFLIWIPLESFVFFVIVGFLVFFLDEFLYRKSQTQEKLKIKD
- the hslU gene encoding ATP-dependent protease ATPase subunit HslU, with amino-acid sequence MLTTNKNKPQDEVLKEVEQLTPKQIVQELNKYIIGQDRAKKIVAIAIRNRLRRQKIQDERLRDEIYPKNIIMIGPTGCGKTEIARRLAKLTKAPFVKVEATKFTEVGYVGRDVDSIIRDLVANAVNLVKKEFEREVEEKAKRNVEERIIDILLSKNKKKEQRPSEEEKNPFTVIRTILEMSQLGRDIQAGQSPREKQESMSSDDVLLREALREQIRRGDLDSYEIEIDVPTPVMPMVQVVGGPNLEEIDMQLQNLFGDFFPKKNKKKKVTIAEAKQLLFQDEVDKLIDQDKVKAEAIRRTEQLGIVFIDEIDKIAGRGNVHGPDVSREGVQRDLLPVVEGSTINTRYGPVKTDHILFIAAGAFHSSKPSDLIPELQGRFPLRVELDELTKEDFKRILTETENSLIKQSIKLLETENVELEFTEDAIEEISRIAYELNSKTENIGARRLHTVIEAILEDISFEAPDLPQDQRKVRIDANYVREKLSPIMKDRDLSQYIL
- a CDS encoding SMR family transporter; protein product: MSPTTLIVLIVAILLNAFANVFLKASAIYENDGSLIKKIFNLWLILGILSFGLAFLFYRYVLKEIPLSIAYPIMTTSGFAVVLLVSRFLFHEKLALVQWIGIGFLILGIWLIASKS